The Faecalibacterium prausnitzii genome includes a window with the following:
- a CDS encoding ClpP family protease produces MAEQNEKNTPVEEQRLEKEQIEDLGSVYRTKGPHAIHCLTVVGQIEGHVEAPQGQKTTKYEHVIPQLVAVQEDPAVEGLLVILNTVGGDVEAGLALAELIASISKPSAAVVLGGGHSIGIPLAVSARRSFIVPTATMTVHPVRHSGMILGVPQTMRWFEQMQERITGFVAAHSGISEKRYTELMLRTGELVMDVGTMLDGRRAVREKLIDELGGISDALAWLYREIER; encoded by the coding sequence ATGGCAGAGCAGAACGAAAAAAACACCCCGGTGGAAGAGCAGCGGCTGGAAAAAGAGCAGATCGAGGATCTGGGCAGCGTCTACCGCACCAAAGGCCCCCACGCCATCCACTGCCTGACCGTGGTGGGGCAGATCGAGGGCCATGTGGAAGCGCCTCAGGGGCAGAAGACCACCAAATATGAGCATGTCATCCCGCAGCTGGTGGCCGTGCAGGAGGACCCGGCGGTGGAGGGCCTGCTGGTCATCCTGAACACCGTGGGCGGCGATGTAGAGGCCGGGCTGGCGCTGGCGGAGCTGATCGCCAGCATCTCCAAGCCCAGCGCCGCCGTGGTGCTGGGCGGCGGACACTCCATCGGCATCCCGCTGGCCGTCAGCGCCCGGCGGAGCTTCATCGTGCCCACAGCCACCATGACCGTCCACCCGGTGCGGCACTCCGGGATGATCCTGGGTGTGCCGCAGACGATGCGGTGGTTCGAACAGATGCAGGAGCGGATCACCGGCTTCGTGGCGGCGCACAGCGGCATCTCGGAAAAGCGCTACACCGAGCTGATGCTCCGCACCGGCGAGCTGGTCATGGATGTGGGCACCATGCTGGACGGCCGCCGGGCCGTGCGCGAAAAGCTCATCGACGAGCTGGGCGGCATCTCGGATGCGCTGGCGTGGCTGTATCGGGAGATCGAACGCTGA
- a CDS encoding redox-sensing transcriptional repressor Rex — protein MNTPGKASLPVIKRLPKYYRFLRTLKNDGITSISSRELAAQMGTTASQVRQDFNCIGDVNGRQGIGYSVENLLSILENLLFGNGDRLSTILIGCGRLGKAVSRFITTDTNGYKLIAAFDNSSDEVGREINGIQILHIDQLESFCAEHKPEVAVLCVPRSGAEELSGRLVSLGIKGFWNFSHYDLSVPYPEVVVENVHLGDSLMSLGYRLRNQD, from the coding sequence ATGAACACCCCTGGTAAAGCATCTCTGCCGGTGATCAAACGCCTGCCCAAGTACTACCGCTTTCTGCGGACCTTGAAGAACGACGGCATCACCAGCATCTCTTCCCGCGAACTGGCCGCCCAGATGGGCACCACGGCCTCTCAGGTCCGGCAGGACTTCAACTGCATCGGCGATGTGAACGGCCGTCAGGGCATCGGCTACTCGGTCGAAAACCTGCTCTCTATTCTGGAGAATCTGTTGTTCGGCAACGGCGACCGCCTGTCCACCATCCTCATCGGCTGCGGCCGTCTGGGCAAGGCCGTCAGCCGGTTCATCACCACCGATACCAACGGCTACAAGCTCATTGCCGCCTTCGACAACTCGTCGGACGAAGTGGGCAGGGAGATCAACGGCATCCAGATCCTCCACATCGACCAGCTGGAGAGCTTCTGCGCCGAGCACAAGCCCGAAGTGGCGGTTCTCTGTGTGCCCCGCAGCGGTGCCGAAGAGCTGAGCGGCCGTCTGGTCAGCCTGGGCATCAAAGGCTTCTGGAACTTCTCCCACTACGACCTGTCCGTCCCGTATCCGGAAGTCGTGGTCGAGAACGTCCACCTGGGCGACAGCCTGATGAGCCTGGGCTACCGCCTGCGCAATCAGGACTGA
- a CDS encoding thymidine kinase, protein MAKLYFRYGAMNSGKSTALMQVAHNYEEQGMQVLILKPQVDTKGGGELVSRLGVRRKADLLIPPEADIFEAVRAASQTQKLACVLCDESQFFTPAQAEQLFMVTVDLNIPVICYGLRSDFSLKGFPGSTRLLELAHTIEEMKTICTCGRKATCNCRKVNGEFVFEGEQVAIDLENDVQYVSMCPQCYFRERRAFYARRAAK, encoded by the coding sequence ATGGCAAAGCTATATTTCCGTTACGGCGCAATGAACAGCGGCAAGAGCACGGCCCTGATGCAGGTGGCGCACAACTACGAGGAGCAGGGGATGCAGGTGCTCATCCTGAAGCCGCAGGTGGACACCAAGGGCGGCGGTGAACTGGTCAGCCGCCTGGGGGTGCGGCGCAAAGCCGACCTGCTCATCCCGCCGGAGGCGGATATCTTCGAGGCCGTCCGCGCCGCCAGCCAGACCCAGAAGCTGGCCTGCGTCCTCTGCGACGAGAGCCAGTTCTTTACCCCGGCACAGGCTGAGCAGCTGTTCATGGTCACGGTAGACCTGAATATCCCGGTCATCTGCTACGGTCTGCGGTCGGACTTCTCGCTCAAGGGGTTCCCCGGCTCCACCCGCCTGCTGGAGCTGGCTCACACCATCGAGGAGATGAAGACCATCTGCACCTGCGGCCGCAAGGCCACCTGCAACTGCCGCAAAGTCAACGGTGAGTTCGTCTTTGAGGGCGAACAGGTCGCCATCGACCTGGAAAACGACGTGCAGTACGTCAGCATGTGCCCCCAATGCTACTTCCGCGAGCGCCGCGCCTTCTACGCCCGCCGGGCCGCGAAATAA
- a CDS encoding ABC transporter substrate-binding protein, with protein MSKAISRRDFLKVTGAVGAAGLLAACGGSSNSTAASTASSAAAASVAGLSSDPVTLTMSWWGGESRHNAYQEALKAFSAEHSNVTVNPTFAAWSGWEDTMSTKFAGGVAEDVCQINWNWLYNYSANGQTFIDLNSVTDYLDMSQWDDAKLAACNVANAQQCVPVAMTGRIFFWNMTTFNKAGITEVPKTLDDLMNAGKAFQEKLGDDYYPLHLGAYDRMILMVFYLESKYGKDWADPTTSTLNYTADEIAEGIDFIKSLVDGHVIMSLPTYYGSNGDNAAHQSNEWITGKMAGIFEWDSSATKYQDALDEENKPGFTVGEEIKFGDYNGGFSKVSMGLAITKTCEHPAEAAMLINFLLNEKEGAEIMGSECGLPASKAGLEAAQAAGKIKELVAEANGKVMAFVGFQLDPLFEANDLKANGTGIYQEVFDTVDYDNASGADVVDTLLDGMSAVGYTV; from the coding sequence ATGAGCAAGGCAATTTCTCGTCGCGATTTCCTGAAGGTCACCGGCGCTGTGGGCGCAGCTGGCCTGCTGGCTGCCTGTGGCGGCAGCTCCAACTCCACCGCAGCTTCCACCGCTTCTTCCGCAGCAGCAGCTTCCGTGGCTGGCCTGAGCAGCGATCCCGTCACCCTGACCATGAGCTGGTGGGGCGGCGAGTCTCGTCACAACGCTTACCAGGAGGCCCTGAAGGCTTTCTCTGCTGAGCACAGCAACGTCACCGTCAACCCCACCTTCGCTGCATGGTCCGGCTGGGAGGACACCATGTCCACCAAGTTTGCCGGCGGCGTGGCTGAGGATGTCTGCCAGATCAACTGGAACTGGCTGTACAACTACTCTGCAAACGGCCAGACCTTCATCGACCTGAACAGCGTCACCGATTACCTGGATATGTCCCAGTGGGATGACGCCAAGCTGGCAGCCTGCAACGTTGCCAATGCACAGCAGTGTGTGCCTGTCGCTATGACCGGCCGTATCTTCTTCTGGAACATGACCACCTTTAATAAGGCTGGCATCACCGAGGTCCCCAAGACTCTGGACGACCTGATGAACGCAGGCAAGGCATTCCAGGAGAAGCTGGGCGATGACTACTATCCTCTGCACCTGGGCGCATATGACCGTATGATCCTGATGGTCTTCTACCTTGAGTCCAAGTACGGCAAGGATTGGGCAGACCCCACCACCTCTACCCTGAACTACACCGCTGACGAGATTGCCGAGGGCATCGACTTCATCAAGAGCCTGGTCGATGGCCACGTCATCATGAGCCTGCCCACCTACTACGGCTCCAACGGCGACAACGCTGCACACCAGTCCAATGAGTGGATCACCGGCAAGATGGCTGGTATCTTCGAGTGGGATTCCTCCGCTACCAAGTATCAGGACGCTCTGGACGAGGAGAACAAGCCCGGCTTCACCGTCGGCGAGGAGATCAAGTTCGGCGATTACAACGGCGGCTTCTCCAAGGTCTCCATGGGTCTGGCCATCACCAAGACCTGCGAGCATCCCGCTGAGGCTGCTATGCTGATCAACTTCCTGCTGAACGAGAAGGAAGGCGCTGAGATCATGGGTTCTGAGTGCGGCCTGCCCGCTTCCAAGGCTGGCCTGGAGGCTGCACAGGCTGCTGGCAAGATCAAGGAGCTGGTCGCTGAGGCAAACGGCAAGGTCATGGCCTTCGTCGGCTTCCAGCTGGACCCCCTGTTCGAGGCAAACGACCTGAAGGCAAACGGCACCGGTATCTATCAGGAAGTCTTCGACACCGTGGACTACGACAACGCTTCCGGCGCTGATGTCGTTGATACCCTGCTGGACGGCATGTCCGCTGTTGGTTACACCGTCTGA
- a CDS encoding carbohydrate ABC transporter permease, with protein MKESNAPSLGRTPAQKFFDKWQGLIYLIPWIIGFVVFKAIPFGQSLYYSFTDMNFFNGIHEYGVMNYVTAFSDAKITKALITTFKYAFITVPLKLIFALFIAYILNFKIACVNLFRTVYYIPSILGGSVAIAVLWKAVFRDDGLVNTIIRAITFGHAQGPSWLSDPNYALWIICFLRIWQFGSAMVLFLAALKGVPADLYEAATIDGAGKWKQFFSITVPMITPIIFYNLVTQICQAFQEFNGPFIITNGGPRNSTTLISILVYNYAFKSNQMGMASALAWIMFVIVCILTIIAFTSQKKWVYYSDER; from the coding sequence ATGAAAGAAAGTAATGCGCCCTCTCTGGGGCGTACCCCGGCCCAGAAGTTCTTCGATAAGTGGCAGGGTCTGATCTATCTGATCCCCTGGATCATCGGTTTCGTCGTCTTCAAGGCGATCCCGTTTGGTCAGTCGCTGTACTACAGCTTCACCGATATGAACTTCTTCAACGGCATCCATGAGTACGGCGTGATGAACTACGTCACCGCCTTCTCCGATGCCAAGATCACCAAGGCCCTGATCACTACCTTCAAGTACGCCTTCATCACCGTGCCCCTGAAGCTGATCTTCGCTCTGTTCATCGCATACATCCTGAACTTCAAGATCGCCTGCGTGAACCTGTTCCGTACCGTCTACTACATCCCGTCCATCCTGGGCGGCTCCGTTGCCATCGCTGTTCTGTGGAAGGCTGTCTTCCGCGATGATGGTCTGGTCAACACCATCATCCGCGCCATCACCTTCGGCCACGCACAGGGCCCCTCCTGGCTGAGCGACCCCAACTATGCGCTGTGGATCATCTGCTTCCTGCGCATCTGGCAGTTCGGTTCCGCCATGGTCCTGTTCCTGGCCGCTCTGAAGGGCGTGCCCGCAGACCTGTATGAGGCGGCCACCATCGACGGTGCCGGTAAGTGGAAGCAGTTCTTCTCCATCACCGTCCCGATGATCACCCCCATCATCTTCTACAACCTGGTCACGCAGATCTGCCAGGCATTCCAGGAGTTCAACGGCCCGTTTATCATCACCAACGGCGGCCCGCGCAACTCCACCACTCTGATCTCCATTCTGGTTTACAACTACGCCTTCAAGTCCAACCAGATGGGCATGGCCTCCGCACTGGCATGGATCATGTTCGTGATCGTCTGCATCCTCACGATCATCGCCTTCACCAGCCAGAAGAAGTGGGTCTACTACTCGGATGAAAGGTAA
- a CDS encoding carbohydrate ABC transporter permease has product MGMKASNVIATFFKYLVLILVGLIMIYPLLWMISATFKDNSEIFAGIGLWVKNPTLEGYKNALNNFGGSINILQAMMNTYSYVLPKVICTVISSCVAAYGFGRFDFPGRKILFSIMLATLFLPQVVLNVPQFLLYTKFGWVNSPFYLAIWVHCAFATETYFVYQLVQFMRNVPRDLDEAAAIDGCNSFQTLYKVIVPMLMPALVSCALFQFMWSCNDFMGPLLYVQTPAKYPMSLFVKLSMDGDTGFAWNRILALSLISILPQLIVFFCAQDQFVEGISAGAVKG; this is encoded by the coding sequence ATGGGAATGAAAGCATCCAACGTCATCGCGACGTTCTTCAAGTACCTCGTCCTGATCCTGGTCGGCCTCATCATGATCTATCCCCTGCTGTGGATGATCAGCGCGACCTTTAAGGACAACAGCGAGATCTTCGCAGGCATCGGCCTGTGGGTCAAGAACCCTACTCTGGAGGGCTATAAGAACGCGCTGAACAACTTCGGCGGTTCCATCAACATCCTGCAGGCCATGATGAACACCTATTCGTATGTTCTGCCCAAGGTCATCTGCACGGTTATCTCCTCCTGCGTTGCCGCTTACGGCTTCGGCCGTTTCGACTTCCCCGGCCGGAAGATCCTGTTCAGCATCATGCTGGCCACCCTGTTCCTGCCCCAGGTCGTTCTGAACGTTCCGCAGTTCCTGCTGTACACCAAGTTCGGCTGGGTCAACAGCCCGTTCTATCTGGCCATCTGGGTCCACTGCGCATTTGCAACTGAGACCTACTTCGTCTACCAGCTGGTGCAGTTCATGCGCAATGTCCCGCGTGACCTGGACGAGGCTGCTGCCATTGACGGCTGCAACTCCTTCCAGACCCTGTACAAGGTCATCGTCCCCATGCTGATGCCCGCTCTGGTGTCCTGCGCTCTGTTCCAGTTCATGTGGAGCTGCAACGACTTCATGGGCCCGCTGCTTTATGTGCAGACCCCTGCAAAGTACCCGATGTCCCTGTTCGTCAAGCTGTCCATGGACGGTGATACCGGCTTTGCATGGAACCGCATCCTGGCTCTGTCCCTGATCTCCATCCTGCCGCAGCTGATCGTCTTCTTCTGTGCACAGGATCAGTTCGTCGAAGGTATCTCCGCCGGTGCTGTCAAGGGCTGA
- a CDS encoding helix-turn-helix domain-containing protein — protein sequence MPMRAERDKLNAKTLALQLRMTESEYRLQEDEETCRILVVTGGSCTFRRGDASLLVNPGCVLLLGPGGGVFQQAGHLAPELIGCRFPAAVLTELKSVMQRDFSPLFEPDDPILLYGPVQWASRLRTLLNLMRSAAGEPDCPSIIYLSLLLHYVDQECRAERQTARPRNETVEQICAYLAANYQQKFSLTDVAARFYLSPYYLSRLFRRVTGQSIVDYINGRRIEAAQHLLETTDLNISAVAEQTGFASAAHFRRVFREMMGVGPLQYRKSSRG from the coding sequence ATGCCAATGCGAGCGGAACGCGATAAACTGAATGCAAAGACGCTGGCGCTCCAGCTGCGGATGACCGAGAGCGAGTACCGCCTGCAGGAGGATGAGGAGACCTGCCGCATCCTGGTGGTGACCGGCGGCAGCTGCACGTTCCGGCGGGGAGATGCTTCGCTGCTGGTCAACCCCGGCTGCGTACTGCTGCTGGGGCCGGGGGGCGGCGTGTTTCAGCAGGCGGGGCATCTGGCCCCGGAGCTGATCGGCTGCCGCTTCCCGGCGGCGGTGCTGACCGAGCTGAAGAGCGTGATGCAGCGGGATTTCAGCCCGCTGTTCGAGCCGGACGACCCGATCCTGCTGTACGGCCCGGTGCAGTGGGCCAGCCGCCTGCGCACCCTGCTGAACCTGATGCGGAGCGCCGCCGGGGAACCGGACTGCCCCAGCATCATCTACCTTTCGCTGCTGCTGCATTATGTGGACCAGGAATGCAGAGCCGAGCGGCAGACCGCCCGCCCCCGGAACGAGACCGTGGAGCAGATCTGCGCCTACCTCGCCGCGAACTATCAGCAGAAATTCTCCCTCACCGATGTAGCGGCGCGGTTCTATCTGTCGCCCTACTACCTCAGCCGTCTGTTCCGGCGGGTGACGGGGCAGTCCATCGTGGACTACATCAATGGCCGCCGCATCGAGGCCGCGCAGCATCTGCTGGAGACCACCGACCTGAACATCAGCGCAGTGGCCGAGCAGACCGGCTTTGCCTCGGCGGCTCACTTCCGCCGGGTCTTCCGGGAGATGATGGGCGTCGGCCCATTGCAATACCGCAAGAGCAGCCGCGGCTGA
- a CDS encoding glycoside hydrolase family 28 protein, whose amino-acid sequence MKLSLIRSMTRSAVFELENGRCFRPAHPFRVLLNGEPVREAQDTNVFSLFSLTPATDYTVTVESEGETLTANFRTQDESFFVDASRYGLVADGETDNTGKLQAALSTCPKGGTVYVPAGRYRTASLFLKSCTTLYLEKGAVLLGDNDRTHYPILPGVLPSENEVDEYYLTGWEGNPLSSFAGLLNITQVHDVVVTGEGTLDCDAQNGDWWIDPKVKRIAWRPRAVAMVDSDNICLHGITVQNSYSWTIHPIFVKHLDLLNFNINNPYNAPNTDGIDPESCEDTRIIGVNIHVGDDCIAMKASKVFLGMKLKKSCEHTVIRNCLLDKGHGGIVIGSEMSGGVKDMVVTQCLMDHTDRGLRVKTRRGRGNTAVIDGLVFRNVEMRGVKAPFVINMFYFCDPDGHGPYVQCRDAMPVDEYTPRLGTLTMENIVATDAQFAGCYFDGLPEQPIERVSMKNVSITFDPNAEAGQAAMADNRPHVKKLAIYAENVKEIDLHNVKIEGYEGERLHFANVGHFEED is encoded by the coding sequence ATGAAACTGTCACTCATCCGCTCCATGACCCGCAGCGCTGTTTTCGAGCTGGAAAACGGCCGGTGCTTCCGTCCGGCCCACCCCTTCCGGGTGCTGCTGAACGGCGAACCGGTCCGGGAGGCCCAGGACACCAACGTGTTCTCCCTCTTCTCCCTGACCCCGGCCACCGACTACACCGTCACCGTTGAGTCGGAGGGCGAGACCCTGACCGCGAACTTCCGCACCCAGGACGAGAGCTTCTTTGTGGATGCGTCCCGTTACGGTCTGGTGGCGGACGGCGAGACCGACAACACCGGCAAGCTGCAGGCGGCCCTTTCCACCTGCCCCAAGGGCGGCACCGTCTATGTTCCGGCCGGCCGTTACCGCACCGCCAGCCTGTTCCTGAAGAGCTGCACGACCCTGTATCTGGAAAAGGGTGCTGTGCTGCTGGGCGACAATGACCGCACCCATTACCCCATCCTGCCCGGCGTCCTGCCCAGCGAGAACGAGGTGGATGAATACTACCTGACCGGCTGGGAGGGCAACCCCCTGAGCAGCTTTGCGGGCCTGCTGAACATCACCCAGGTGCACGACGTCGTCGTCACCGGCGAGGGCACCCTGGACTGCGACGCCCAGAACGGCGACTGGTGGATCGACCCGAAGGTCAAGCGGATCGCATGGCGTCCCCGCGCGGTCGCCATGGTGGACAGCGACAACATCTGCCTGCACGGCATCACGGTGCAGAACAGCTACTCCTGGACCATCCACCCCATCTTCGTCAAGCATCTGGATCTGCTGAACTTCAACATCAACAACCCCTACAACGCCCCCAACACCGACGGCATTGACCCCGAAAGCTGCGAGGATACCCGCATCATCGGCGTGAACATCCATGTCGGCGACGACTGCATCGCCATGAAGGCCAGCAAGGTCTTCCTGGGCATGAAGCTGAAGAAGAGCTGCGAGCACACCGTCATCCGCAACTGCCTGCTGGACAAGGGCCACGGCGGCATCGTCATCGGCAGCGAGATGAGCGGCGGCGTCAAGGACATGGTGGTCACCCAGTGCCTCATGGACCACACCGACCGCGGCCTCCGCGTCAAGACCCGCCGCGGCCGCGGCAACACGGCCGTCATCGACGGGCTGGTCTTCCGCAATGTGGAGATGCGGGGCGTCAAGGCACCCTTCGTCATCAACATGTTCTACTTCTGCGACCCGGACGGCCACGGCCCCTACGTCCAGTGCCGCGACGCGATGCCGGTGGATGAGTACACCCCCAGACTCGGCACCCTGACCATGGAGAACATCGTGGCCACCGACGCCCAGTTCGCGGGCTGCTACTTCGACGGCCTGCCGGAGCAGCCCATCGAGCGCGTCTCGATGAAGAACGTGAGCATCACCTTTGACCCCAACGCCGAGGCCGGGCAGGCTGCCATGGCCGACAACCGCCCCCATGTCAAAAAGCTGGCCATCTACGCCGAAAACGTCAAGGAGATCGACCTGCACAATGTCAAGATCGAGGGCTACGAGGGCGAGCGCCTGCACTTTGCCAACGTCGGTCATTTTGAGGAGGACTGA